In Macrobrachium rosenbergii isolate ZJJX-2024 chromosome 48, ASM4041242v1, whole genome shotgun sequence, one DNA window encodes the following:
- the LOC136831304 gene encoding zinc finger protein OZF-like — MGDQDKKPFHCNICGKDFSLSVTFKAHTVLHKREAPYKCGWCGEVFVRNSIELKNHMRKHLEAESEDEHNAQDLSCKFCDKRLSTKSSLKKHMQLHKIQMHDSDKAFECEICKKKFGKKECLKIHLHRRHSGEKPTFTCEICNENFDSKTALARHFRQHKDELQYKCDECGKVFRSKKVLGNHKKRKHCDELTHNSHENNVSVSNIREYINPIEDLSDNIMEKSPIEGIESNIVEKQYTCSSCGKQLNSHKSVLNHMLMHAETVLYSCKVCGIAFSNKTLLAKHEGKHDNFSGADECTKVLCEAVESQEKITLYIKNDYSPNKFNNKRKVFMLEERGPHLDQTGQIGNKKWRQAGERDKKEDVMVINEDVVIEVEEVIIAEKEDDNVDSKGGTLDPLL, encoded by the coding sequence ATGGGTGACCAAGATAAAAAaccttttcattgtaatatttgtGGGAAGGATTTTTCTTTAAGTGTGACCTTCAAGGCTCACACAGTGCTTCATAAAAGGGAAGCACCATATAAGTGTGGTTGGTGTGGTGAGGTGTTTGTGAGGAACAGTATCGAGCTGAAAAATCACATGCGCAAGCACCTGGAAGCTGAAAGTGAGGATGAACATAACGCTCAGGATTTGTCTTGCAAGTTTTGTGATAAGAGATTATCCACAAAATCTAGCCTTAAAAAACATATGCAGttgcataaaatacaaatgcatgaCTCTGATAAAGCCTTTGAGTGTGAGATTTGTaagaaaaagtttgggaaaaagGAGTGTCTGAAGATTCACTTGCATCGGAGACACTCGGGGGAGAAACCTACCTTTACCTGTGAAATTTGTAATGAGAACTTTGATTCAAAGACTGCCTTGGCAAGGCATTTCCGCCAACACAAGGATGAGTTGCAATACAAGTGTGATGAGTGTGGGAAAGTTTTTCGCAGCAAGAAGGTCCTTGGGAATCATAAGAAAAGAAAGCATTGTGATGAATTGACACAtaatagtcatgaaaataatgtcAGTGTAAGTAACATAAGGGAGTACATTAATCCCATAGAGGATTTGTCAGATAATATCATGGAAAAGAGCCCAATAGAAGGTATAGAAAGTAATATTGTAGAAAAGCAGTACACCTGCTCTTCATGTGGAAAACAATTGAATTCACATAAAAGTGTCCTAAATCACATGTTGATGCATGCAGAGACTGTACTCTATAGTTGTAAAGTGTGTGGCATTGCTTTCTCGAACAAAACATTGTTAGCCAAGCATGAAGGAAAGCATGATAATTTCAGTGGTGCTGATGAGTGCACAAAAGTATTATGTGAAGCAGTGGAGAGTCAAGAAAAAATTACCCTGTATATTAAGAATGACTATTCGCCAAATAAATTCAACAATAAGAGAAAAGTGTTCATGTTGGAGGAAAGAGGACCACATCTTGATCAAACTGGGCAAATAGGTAATAAGAAGTGGAGACAAGCAGGTGAGAGGGATAAAAAGGAGGATGTGATGGTTATTAATGAAGATGTGGTGATTGAGGTTGAAGAAGTAATCATCGCTGAAAAAGAGGATGATAACGTAGATTCTAAGGGTGGTACGCTTGACCCTCTGTTGTAG